The following coding sequences are from one Pigmentibacter sp. JX0631 window:
- a CDS encoding MFS transporter, translated as MKTNPNFIIFILALGYMIDFFDLTIFAVVRIPVLISLGVPEHEYLKVSSLMFNSQALGVVVGGVLSGIWGDKFGRMSAVRLGILVYSIAIILNTFVTSVPMFAFMRFIAGVGLAGEFAASITLLSEILDTKERGRASGIIYSSGVIGGMLAAFIGTFFAWKTLFIVGGIAGLILLIVRISVADSIIFQNLKNKQHIARGSLKLLLLNKNSLRKLIAFLLSIIPFWFMAFFVNFAPEVAKSVGIKETINQGLSLAIYFIGSFFGAYFFPYLAKLTASRKKSIFSALFIMLLAITLFSLGNLLTIQLYYTILLLIGLASGYSGIFMVFAAESFGTNQRNIASSVISNLARCSLIVMNAFVPWMAGQFHQIWVGLVLSATIIFTLGVIALFSLKETSYKSLDFHEGEAS; from the coding sequence ATGAAAACAAATCCTAATTTTATAATTTTTATCTTAGCTTTGGGCTATATGATTGATTTTTTTGATCTCACTATTTTTGCTGTGGTAAGAATTCCTGTCTTAATTTCATTAGGAGTTCCTGAGCATGAATATCTAAAAGTTAGTTCTTTAATGTTTAATTCCCAAGCACTTGGAGTTGTTGTAGGTGGGGTTTTAAGTGGTATTTGGGGTGATAAATTTGGTCGGATGTCGGCAGTCCGATTAGGTATTTTGGTATATTCTATAGCAATAATTTTAAATACTTTTGTCACATCGGTCCCTATGTTTGCATTTATGCGGTTTATAGCAGGAGTGGGCTTAGCCGGTGAATTTGCAGCCTCAATTACATTATTAAGTGAAATTCTTGATACAAAAGAAAGAGGTAGGGCTTCGGGAATAATTTACTCATCAGGTGTTATTGGTGGAATGCTAGCTGCATTTATTGGAACTTTCTTTGCTTGGAAAACTTTATTTATCGTAGGCGGGATTGCAGGGTTAATTTTATTAATTGTAAGAATATCTGTTGCTGATTCTATTATCTTTCAAAATTTAAAAAATAAACAGCATATTGCACGTGGAAGTTTAAAATTATTGCTTCTAAATAAAAATTCATTAAGAAAACTAATTGCATTTTTATTATCGATAATTCCATTTTGGTTTATGGCATTTTTTGTAAATTTTGCTCCTGAAGTAGCAAAATCAGTAGGAATTAAAGAAACAATAAATCAGGGACTTTCTTTAGCTATCTACTTTATCGGTTCATTTTTTGGAGCCTACTTTTTTCCTTACCTAGCTAAATTAACTGCAAGTAGGAAAAAATCTATTTTTAGTGCACTTTTTATTATGCTTCTTGCAATTACGTTATTCTCTTTAGGAAACTTACTCACCATTCAGTTGTACTATACTATTTTACTTTTAATCGGTCTTGCCAGTGGTTATTCAGGAATATTTATGGTTTTTGCAGCAGAAAGCTTTGGCACAAATCAAAGAAATATTGCCTCTTCTGTAATATCAAATTTAGCTCGTTGTTCATTAATTGTGATGAACGCCTTTGTCCCATGGATGGCGGGACAATTTCATCAAATTTGGGTTGGGTTAGTTTTGTCTGCAACAATTATTTTTACTTTAGGTGTCATTGCTTTATTTAGTTTAAAAGAAACTAGTTATAAAAGTCTAGACTTTCATGAAGGTGAAGCTTCTTAA
- the gcvT gene encoding glycine cleavage system aminomethyltransferase GcvT produces MTSEEKLKLTPLYEEHIALGARMVPFAGWSMPVQYSGLVDEHKCVRNAVGLFDVSHMGEINVIGRGAFDFLQYTTLNDLSKLTIGQAQYNAFCTENGTVIDDIIIYKRGLDSFFICVNASNIEKDLAWLKENCPKQGVIIENLSDDYAQIAVQGPKSRELIAKVVDVKIHDLAYYHFAEGKVLGTPSIIARTGYTGELGYELYVPASSAAKIWKALLQAGSELGVKPCGLGARDTLRLECGYLLYGNDMDQSKTALECGLSWITKFDKPDFIGKKTLLMQKESGTKTKLIAFEMQDKAIGRHGYKVFSAAENGSEIGLITSGSPSPTLSKNIGMAYVTSEFAKIGSNIWIDVRGDKKPAVVVKKPFYVQGSAQG; encoded by the coding sequence ATGACATCTGAAGAAAAGTTAAAATTAACTCCACTTTATGAAGAGCATATAGCTCTTGGCGCAAGAATGGTTCCATTTGCTGGCTGGTCTATGCCAGTTCAATATTCTGGATTAGTTGATGAACATAAATGTGTAAGAAATGCGGTTGGTCTTTTTGATGTAAGTCACATGGGCGAAATCAATGTAATTGGGAGAGGCGCATTTGATTTCCTGCAATACACCACACTTAATGATTTATCTAAATTAACAATTGGACAAGCCCAATACAATGCTTTTTGTACTGAAAATGGAACTGTAATAGATGACATTATCATTTATAAAAGAGGACTTGATTCATTTTTTATCTGTGTCAATGCTAGTAATATTGAAAAAGATTTAGCATGGTTAAAAGAAAATTGTCCCAAACAGGGAGTTATAATAGAAAATTTGAGTGATGATTATGCGCAAATAGCTGTTCAAGGGCCAAAAAGCAGAGAATTAATTGCAAAAGTTGTAGACGTAAAAATTCATGATTTAGCTTATTATCATTTTGCAGAAGGAAAGGTGTTGGGAACTCCCTCTATTATTGCAAGGACGGGTTATACAGGAGAGCTGGGATATGAATTGTATGTTCCAGCGTCTTCAGCAGCAAAAATATGGAAAGCTTTGCTCCAAGCAGGTAGTGAGTTAGGAGTAAAACCATGTGGCCTTGGCGCTAGAGATACTCTCCGTTTGGAGTGTGGATATTTACTCTATGGAAATGATATGGATCAATCTAAAACTGCATTGGAATGTGGTTTGAGTTGGATTACAAAATTTGATAAGCCTGACTTTATCGGGAAAAAAACTTTACTAATGCAGAAAGAATCCGGAACTAAAACCAAGTTAATAGCGTTTGAAATGCAAGATAAGGCTATTGGAAGACATGGTTATAAAGTATTTTCAGCTGCTGAGAATGGTTCTGAAATAGGTTTGATTACAAGTGGTAGCCCTTCTCCAACATTGTCTAAAAATATTGGGATGGCATATGTCACCTCTGAATTTGCAAAAATTGGAAGCAATATTTGGATTGACGTACGAGGCGATAAAAAACCAGCTGTTGTTGTAAAAAAACCATTTTATGTCCAAGGAAGTGCGCAAGGTTAA
- a CDS encoding iron-containing alcohol dehydrogenase encodes MLNFELFNPVKIIFGKDTIGNLPTLLQNKEKILFAYGGGSIKKNGVYEQIKQALIHKDVYEFSGIEVNPEYETLMKAVELCKKCKIDFILAVGGGSVIDGCKFIASAAKYKKNDPWELVMGAQSEKAIPLGCVLTLPATGSEMNGFSVISRRSVNAKKGFFSAHSYPEFSILDPSVTFSLPERQVINGIIDPFVHVTEQYLTYKINSPLQNRQSEAILKTLIEEGPKAIKRKEDYNNRANIMWCATQALNGTIGKGVPQDWATHEIGHEITALFGLDHAQTLAVILPALLQHEYDYKKEKLVEFGKNVFSLDYNSEAKIAKTAINKTEKFFRSLGAKTRLSEYKIPKKELKHIAKKVMETSKGVKLGENSRIGENEILEILEIAWPSYK; translated from the coding sequence ATGTTAAATTTCGAACTTTTTAATCCGGTAAAAATTATTTTTGGAAAAGATACAATTGGAAACCTGCCAACTTTATTACAAAATAAAGAAAAAATATTATTTGCTTATGGCGGTGGTTCAATAAAAAAAAATGGCGTTTATGAACAAATTAAACAAGCATTAATTCATAAAGATGTTTATGAGTTTTCAGGTATTGAAGTAAATCCTGAATATGAAACCCTAATGAAAGCTGTTGAGTTATGTAAAAAATGTAAAATCGATTTTATCTTAGCAGTTGGTGGAGGATCGGTTATCGATGGTTGTAAATTTATAGCAAGTGCAGCTAAATATAAAAAGAATGATCCTTGGGAATTGGTCATGGGAGCTCAAAGTGAAAAGGCAATTCCACTAGGTTGTGTATTAACTTTACCCGCAACTGGTTCAGAAATGAATGGCTTCAGTGTCATATCCAGACGAAGCGTGAATGCAAAAAAAGGTTTTTTTTCAGCACATTCTTATCCAGAATTTTCAATACTTGATCCATCTGTTACGTTTTCTTTGCCAGAAAGACAAGTTATAAATGGTATTATAGATCCTTTTGTCCATGTCACTGAACAATATTTAACTTATAAAATAAATTCTCCGTTACAAAACAGACAAAGTGAAGCCATTTTAAAAACTTTGATCGAAGAAGGTCCAAAAGCAATAAAAAGAAAAGAGGATTACAATAATAGAGCAAATATAATGTGGTGTGCTACCCAAGCTTTAAATGGCACGATTGGGAAAGGAGTGCCACAGGATTGGGCCACGCATGAAATTGGTCATGAAATAACGGCATTATTTGGGCTAGATCATGCTCAGACTCTTGCCGTAATTCTTCCTGCTTTACTCCAACATGAATATGATTATAAAAAAGAAAAATTAGTCGAATTTGGTAAAAATGTATTTTCTTTAGATTATAATTCTGAAGCAAAAATTGCTAAAACTGCTATTAATAAAACAGAGAAATTTTTTAGATCATTAGGAGCAAAAACAAGACTTTCTGAATATAAAATTCCTAAAAAAGAATTAAAACACATAGCAAAAAAAGTTATGGAAACGAGTAAAGGTGTTAAATTAGGTGAAAATTCAAGAATAGGTGAAAATGAAATACTAGAAATTCTTGAAATAGCATGGCCAAGCTATAAGTAA
- the gcvPA gene encoding aminomethyl-transferring glycine dehydrogenase subunit GcvPA, with amino-acid sequence MLKHRLLPTTENDRNNILKICGVDNFEDLLRGIPQDIQFKKNLNIGEGLSELELKRKIAKIMTSSREKINGLSFLGAGVYDHFIPAVVNQLTLRGEFLTSYTPYQPEFSQGTLQALFEYQSMVAEIFGMEISNASHYDGATSMAEAALMALRINAEKKRILVSAGVHPEYIEVLKTYLTNLSVEVSIVPISEDGKTSTQALDSLLGDDVALFIAQSPNFFGCIEDMDILAEKTKAKKALFSANVTEPLSLALLKTPGEYQADIATGEGQSFGLPQSYGGPYVGLFTTKLEYVRQMPGRLCGETVDSQGRKSFTLTLSTREQHIRREKATSNICTNQNLCALWATIWLSLVGKEGFVELAEQNLSKAEYAKSEILKTNKAKLKYQKSNTFNEFTLELKTNASEFIQKCLQNKLAPGIPLQRFYKEDKNSLLIAVTEKKTKDEIDQLVDLIKKYG; translated from the coding sequence ATGTTAAAGCATCGTTTACTTCCAACAACAGAAAATGATAGAAATAATATTTTAAAGATTTGTGGTGTAGATAATTTTGAAGATTTGCTCAGAGGAATACCACAGGATATCCAATTTAAAAAAAATTTAAATATAGGTGAAGGATTATCTGAGCTAGAATTAAAAAGAAAAATAGCAAAAATAATGACTTCATCTAGGGAAAAAATAAATGGATTAAGTTTTTTAGGGGCTGGTGTTTACGATCATTTTATTCCAGCAGTTGTGAATCAATTAACGTTACGGGGTGAATTTTTAACTTCTTATACACCATATCAACCAGAATTTTCTCAAGGAACTTTGCAAGCTTTATTTGAATATCAAAGCATGGTTGCTGAGATTTTTGGCATGGAAATATCAAATGCTTCGCACTATGATGGTGCAACTAGTATGGCAGAAGCAGCTTTGATGGCTTTAAGAATTAATGCAGAGAAAAAAAGAATTTTAGTTTCTGCTGGAGTTCATCCTGAATATATTGAAGTATTAAAAACTTATTTAACAAATTTAAGTGTTGAAGTTTCTATCGTACCAATTTCTGAAGACGGCAAAACATCAACCCAAGCGTTAGATTCTCTTTTAGGGGATGATGTAGCACTTTTTATAGCGCAAAGTCCTAATTTTTTTGGTTGTATTGAAGACATGGATATATTAGCAGAAAAAACAAAAGCAAAAAAAGCGTTATTTTCTGCTAATGTAACAGAGCCACTAAGTTTAGCTTTGCTAAAAACTCCAGGAGAATATCAAGCAGATATTGCAACTGGTGAAGGTCAAAGTTTTGGTTTACCCCAAAGTTATGGCGGGCCTTATGTAGGTTTATTCACCACAAAATTAGAATATGTAAGACAAATGCCTGGTAGATTATGTGGTGAAACTGTAGACAGTCAAGGCAGAAAAAGTTTTACTCTGACTTTAAGCACTCGTGAACAGCATATTAGAAGAGAAAAAGCGACATCAAATATTTGTACTAATCAAAATTTGTGTGCTTTATGGGCTACAATTTGGTTGTCCCTAGTTGGGAAAGAAGGTTTTGTAGAATTAGCTGAACAAAATCTTTCTAAAGCAGAATATGCAAAATCAGAAATACTAAAAACAAATAAAGCAAAATTAAAATATCAAAAATCTAATACATTTAATGAGTTTACTTTAGAATTAAAAACAAATGCCTCAGAATTTATTCAAAAATGTTTACAGAATAAATTAGCACCTGGAATTCCTTTACAACGATTTTATAAAGAAGATAAAAACTCGTTATTAATTGCTGTTACAGAAAAGAAAACCAAAGATGAAATTGATCAACTTGTTGATTTAATAAAAAAATATGGATGA
- the gcvPB gene encoding aminomethyl-transferring glycine dehydrogenase subunit GcvPB, with the protein MNYLQKTTGHNIVLEEEVIFEKSRKGGYGIGLPKLDVPKIDHKLLYNKVTRKNKARLPELSEPEVVRHFTRLSTWNYAIDLGIYPLGSCTMKHNPRLNEEVARSASICELHPYDPIEWSQGHLQIMYELQEDLQEITGMPAVSLQPSAGAQGEFTGLLLISAYHRNKGKQKKTIITADTSHGTNPASAALAGYNIVQIQTGSDGSVSLDSVQAVLNDDVAAMMITNPNTLGIFEKNIKDIAKALHDKDALLYIDGANMNAVLGLSRPGDYGADVIQFNLHKTFTTPHGGGGPGSGPIAVSAKLEPFLPIPRVEVQDGKYNLNYNFSKTIGRVKAFYGNYGMFIRAWCYIKALGRDGLKNVSENAILNANYIKSQLKDVLNIPVEGNHLHEVVFNDKNQKESGWDTTKIAKALIDYGMHPPTVHFPLCVKNALMVEPTETESIDELDRFINAIKEVVTLQDSAQSYPKKAFREKVDEVKAARELKLTYKFKE; encoded by the coding sequence ATGAATTATTTACAAAAAACTACAGGTCATAATATAGTTTTAGAAGAAGAAGTGATTTTTGAAAAATCTCGTAAAGGTGGATATGGAATTGGTTTGCCTAAACTAGATGTCCCAAAAATAGATCATAAATTATTATACAATAAAGTAACAAGAAAAAATAAAGCCCGACTTCCAGAATTATCTGAACCCGAAGTAGTTCGGCATTTTACGCGTCTTTCAACGTGGAATTACGCAATTGATTTAGGAATATATCCTTTAGGATCATGCACCATGAAGCATAATCCTAGATTAAATGAAGAGGTAGCAAGAAGTGCATCTATTTGTGAACTTCATCCTTATGACCCTATCGAATGGTCACAGGGGCATCTACAAATAATGTATGAATTACAAGAAGATTTACAAGAAATAACAGGAATGCCAGCTGTTTCCTTACAACCAAGTGCTGGTGCCCAAGGTGAATTCACAGGACTATTATTAATTTCTGCCTATCACCGAAATAAAGGGAAACAGAAGAAAACAATAATTACAGCTGATACTTCGCATGGAACAAATCCTGCTAGCGCTGCATTAGCGGGTTATAATATTGTTCAAATTCAGACTGGAAGTGATGGATCTGTTTCTTTAGATTCTGTTCAAGCAGTGTTAAATGATGATGTAGCCGCAATGATGATTACAAATCCAAATACTTTAGGAATATTTGAAAAAAATATTAAAGATATTGCAAAAGCTTTACATGATAAAGATGCGTTACTTTATATTGATGGCGCTAACATGAATGCTGTTCTTGGGTTGAGTAGACCTGGTGACTATGGAGCTGATGTTATTCAATTTAATTTACATAAGACTTTCACTACTCCACATGGTGGTGGTGGACCAGGAAGCGGCCCTATTGCGGTAAGCGCAAAACTTGAACCTTTTTTACCTATTCCTAGAGTTGAAGTTCAAGATGGAAAATATAATTTAAATTATAATTTTTCAAAAACGATAGGCAGAGTAAAAGCATTTTATGGTAATTATGGAATGTTTATTAGAGCTTGGTGTTACATTAAAGCCTTAGGAAGAGATGGTTTAAAAAATGTGAGTGAGAATGCAATTCTTAATGCTAATTATATTAAATCCCAATTAAAAGATGTATTAAATATTCCTGTAGAAGGAAATCACTTACATGAAGTCGTTTTTAATGATAAAAATCAAAAAGAATCTGGTTGGGATACAACAAAAATTGCAAAAGCTTTGATTGACTATGGGATGCATCCACCTACAGTTCATTTTCCATTGTGTGTAAAAAATGCCTTAATGGTTGAACCTACAGAAACTGAAAGTATAGATGAACTGGATAGATTTATTAATGCAATTAAAGAAGTAGTTACTTTGCAAGATTCAGCACAGTCTTATCCAAAAAAAGCATTTCGTGAAAAAGTTGATGAAGTTAAGGCTGCAAGAGAATTAAAATTAACTTATAAATTTAAAGAGTAA
- a CDS encoding class I adenylate-forming enzyme family protein — translation MKSIDWLSESSHIFLNPKAMPTYEFKLNAIESEFNLSNHIFLATSGSTAVSPEDIKLVALNKKAILNSAESVNKHLYTTAKDIILNPLPIFHIGGLATYARAFLSGAKHLDLSNYSAKWDPVNFVELLKNEKVTVTSLVPTQIYDIIALNLTCPKYLRAVIVGGGGLSYSIYKAAKALKWPIFLSYGMSETCSQVATSNINEFWSEQEDFPKLKILEHLNVFLDSDSCITISGNSLLTGYVKFNYNNYQFINPLNEISCNDKKINCLKTCDIGRVDKGYLSIIGRIDDVIKISGESVSLTRLDFIMKNILSEQKVRIDSAIIVENDNRLQNKISIVFEKSENDKQNSLINNVIEKFNKQVFPFERLNKHYFIDKIPRTPLGKLQRNQLMQLLHNYNSDPIKETNK, via the coding sequence ATGAAAAGTATAGACTGGCTTTCTGAATCTTCGCATATCTTCTTAAATCCCAAAGCTATGCCAACATATGAATTTAAATTAAATGCAATTGAGTCAGAATTTAATTTGTCAAATCATATTTTTTTAGCAACTTCAGGATCAACGGCTGTATCTCCTGAAGATATAAAGTTAGTTGCTTTGAATAAGAAAGCAATTTTAAATAGTGCTGAGTCTGTTAATAAACATCTATATACAACTGCAAAAGATATTATTTTAAATCCATTACCTATTTTTCATATTGGAGGTTTAGCTACTTATGCAAGAGCATTTTTATCTGGGGCAAAGCATTTAGATTTATCTAACTATTCTGCTAAATGGGATCCTGTAAACTTTGTTGAATTGCTAAAAAATGAAAAAGTAACAGTAACATCATTAGTGCCAACTCAAATTTACGATATAATAGCATTAAATTTAACTTGTCCTAAATATTTAAGAGCTGTAATTGTAGGAGGGGGCGGATTATCTTACTCAATTTATAAAGCAGCAAAAGCTTTAAAATGGCCAATTTTCTTAAGTTATGGTATGTCAGAAACTTGTTCTCAGGTTGCAACAAGTAATATAAATGAATTTTGGTCAGAGCAAGAAGATTTTCCTAAATTAAAAATTTTAGAGCACTTAAATGTTTTTTTAGATAGTGATAGTTGTATAACTATATCAGGCAATTCTTTATTAACTGGTTATGTAAAGTTTAATTATAATAATTATCAATTTATCAATCCTTTGAATGAAATAAGTTGTAATGACAAAAAAATTAATTGTTTAAAAACCTGTGATATTGGAAGAGTCGACAAAGGTTATCTTTCTATTATTGGTAGAATTGATGATGTTATAAAAATTAGTGGAGAATCTGTTTCTCTTACTAGGCTAGATTTTATTATGAAAAATATTCTTTCTGAACAAAAAGTAAGAATTGATTCGGCAATAATAGTAGAAAATGATAATAGATTGCAAAATAAAATATCAATCGTCTTTGAAAAGAGTGAAAACGATAAGCAAAATTCTCTAATAAATAATGTGATAGAAAAATTTAATAAGCAAGTCTTTCCTTTTGAAAGATTAAATAAGCATTACTTTATTGACAAAATACCTAGAACTCCATTAGGAAAGTTACAAAGAAATCAGCTTATGCAGTTGTTACACAATTATAATTCTGATCCAATTAAGGAAACGAATAAATGA
- the menA gene encoding 1,4-dihydroxy-2-naphthoate octaprenyltransferase has protein sequence MSDALTTKQGIYPWLLAARPKTLSAAVTPILISTMLSFHYSLTVNYQKICFLSILALFSTIFIQIGTNLINDALDFKKGADNENRLGPKRVTQSGLLSAKQVMIGGFLSFLISVLLAIPLVLHSGFPIIVIGLVALLFGYLYTGGPYPLAYKGLGELFVILFFGLVAVGGVFYLQTGFLNTAALIAGLEVGLLATVLISINNYRDYLEDRKVRKMTLAARFGPCFAKYEILFLYFSTYSIHLYWFYEINSWSALLPFVTLPLAIKIVKDLFHQEPSRIFNKYLGMSALLQLLFGILFSIGILIG, from the coding sequence ATGTCTGACGCTCTGACTACAAAACAAGGAATTTATCCTTGGCTACTTGCTGCTCGTCCGAAAACATTATCAGCAGCAGTAACTCCTATTTTAATTTCAACAATGTTATCATTTCACTATTCGTTAACAGTTAATTATCAGAAAATTTGTTTCCTTAGTATTCTGGCATTATTTTCAACGATATTTATTCAAATTGGTACAAATTTAATTAATGATGCTTTAGATTTTAAAAAAGGTGCTGACAACGAAAACAGATTAGGTCCTAAGCGAGTCACCCAAAGTGGATTACTATCCGCCAAACAGGTGATGATCGGTGGATTTTTAAGTTTTTTAATTTCAGTCTTATTAGCTATTCCTTTAGTGTTACATTCCGGTTTTCCTATTATTGTAATTGGCCTTGTTGCGTTACTTTTTGGGTACTTATATACTGGAGGGCCTTATCCTCTTGCTTATAAAGGATTGGGTGAGTTATTTGTTATTTTATTTTTTGGTTTAGTTGCTGTTGGTGGAGTGTTTTATTTACAAACAGGATTTTTAAATACAGCCGCTCTTATAGCTGGCCTTGAAGTTGGGTTACTTGCTACCGTTCTTATCTCTATAAATAATTACCGTGATTATTTGGAAGATAGAAAAGTTAGAAAAATGACATTAGCCGCAAGATTTGGTCCTTGCTTTGCAAAATATGAAATATTGTTTTTATATTTTTCTACTTATAGCATTCATCTTTATTGGTTTTATGAAATTAATTCTTGGAGCGCTCTTTTACCTTTTGTTACTTTACCTTTGGCTATTAAAATAGTAAAAGATTTATTTCATCAAGAACCTTCAAGAATTTTTAATAAATATTTAGGAATGTCAGCATTATTGCAGCTACTATTTGGAATATTATTTAGCATAGGCATATTAATAGGGTAA
- the gcvH gene encoding glycine cleavage system protein GcvH, protein MSYPEELKYTKEHEWIKIEGNKASIGVTKFAIEQLGDVVYLELPKVGTTFNANDAFGTIESTKTVSELYTPTSCTVTEINSQIIDKPESLATDAYNNGWLIKVEIKNPPTNLLSAKEYEKYISGKD, encoded by the coding sequence ATGTCTTATCCTGAAGAACTAAAATATACAAAAGAACATGAATGGATAAAAATTGAAGGAAATAAGGCTTCAATAGGTGTGACAAAATTTGCAATTGAACAATTAGGTGATGTTGTTTATTTAGAGTTACCTAAAGTTGGTACTACATTTAATGCAAATGATGCATTTGGAACAATTGAATCAACAAAAACAGTAAGTGAACTTTATACTCCAACTTCTTGCACTGTTACTGAAATAAATTCACAAATTATTGACAAACCTGAAAGCTTAGCAACAGATGCCTATAATAATGGTTGGTTGATTAAAGTTGAAATAAAAAACCCACCAACTAATTTACTAAGTGCAAAAGAATACGAAAAGTATATATCTGGTAAAGATTAA
- the menB gene encoding 1,4-dihydroxy-2-naphthoyl-CoA synthase → MNQNNWHKMQDFEDIKLERTEDGIAKITINRPHVRNAFRPETVNELLKAFEVCRDHPKIGVIILTGEGKEAFCSGGDQKVRGHGGYVGQDGLPRLNILDVQKSIRSMPKPVVAMVAGYAIGGGHVLHVVCDLTIAGDNAKFGQTGPKVGSFDGGLGSSYLARIVGQKKAREIWYLCRQYNAQQALEMGLVNHVVPVDKLEEETLKWCREMMQHSPLALRCLKTALNADCDGQIGLLDFAGNATLLYYLSEEAKEGKNAFIEKRKPNFDKFDRFP, encoded by the coding sequence GTGAATCAAAACAATTGGCATAAAATGCAAGATTTTGAAGATATTAAACTAGAGAGAACTGAAGATGGTATTGCAAAAATAACAATTAATCGCCCACATGTGCGAAATGCTTTTAGACCAGAAACTGTAAATGAGTTACTAAAAGCTTTTGAAGTATGTAGAGATCATCCAAAAATTGGAGTGATTATTTTAACTGGTGAAGGAAAAGAGGCATTTTGTTCTGGCGGAGATCAAAAAGTCCGTGGCCATGGCGGATATGTTGGGCAAGATGGGTTACCAAGATTAAATATTTTGGATGTGCAAAAATCAATTCGTTCAATGCCTAAACCAGTTGTAGCGATGGTTGCGGGTTATGCAATTGGTGGAGGGCATGTCCTCCATGTTGTTTGTGATCTAACGATAGCTGGAGATAATGCAAAATTTGGGCAAACTGGTCCTAAAGTAGGATCTTTTGATGGCGGATTAGGAAGCAGTTATTTAGCGCGTATTGTTGGGCAAAAAAAAGCGCGTGAAATTTGGTATCTTTGCCGTCAATATAATGCGCAACAAGCTTTAGAAATGGGACTGGTAAATCATGTGGTGCCAGTAGATAAATTAGAAGAAGAAACTTTAAAATGGTGCAGAGAAATGATGCAACATTCCCCACTTGCTCTACGCTGTTTGAAAACAGCATTAAATGCTGATTGTGATGGACAAATTGGATTATTGGATTTTGCTGGCAATGCCACTTTATTGTATTATCTAAGCGAAGAAGCCAAAGAAGGAAAAAATGCCTTTATAGAAAAACGTAAACCTAATTTTGATAAATTTGATAGATTTCCTTGA
- a CDS encoding NRDE family protein, which yields MCTLFLFINHFESFPILLISNRDEYRGRKARMINGWNHSLTEYGNSVFSPRDDSKRGTWFACQNKIKTRWAIITNIRDLRSFKKDLRSRGEIIPHFLSSNLNCSDYVKYLEQNNDNYNYFNLIFSDSETIYYYNSKEKLAKKIANTSTKEKYIYGLSNGSLDEKWPKVVENKSKFLSFVNSFQNRKKSIADLWNYFKNEMMNSKKYELSLLPKTGVSEEQEIFLSSLFISGKEYGTRTTILFAISQDESLNIFEQSYNNNALIDEEKIITAKFFR from the coding sequence GTGTGTACTCTTTTCTTATTTATAAATCATTTTGAATCTTTTCCTATTTTATTGATCTCAAATAGAGATGAATATCGTGGGAGAAAAGCCAGAATGATAAATGGTTGGAATCATTCATTGACTGAATATGGTAACTCTGTATTTAGTCCTCGGGATGATTCCAAAAGAGGCACTTGGTTTGCTTGTCAAAATAAAATCAAAACAAGATGGGCAATAATTACAAATATAAGAGATTTAAGATCCTTTAAAAAAGATCTTCGCTCAAGAGGTGAGATTATCCCACATTTTTTGAGCTCTAATTTAAATTGTTCTGATTATGTAAAATACTTAGAACAAAATAATGATAATTATAATTACTTTAATCTAATTTTTTCAGATTCTGAAACAATTTATTACTATAATAGCAAAGAAAAATTAGCAAAAAAAATAGCAAATACTTCTACTAAAGAAAAATATATTTATGGATTAAGCAATGGTTCTCTTGATGAGAAATGGCCTAAAGTAGTAGAAAATAAATCTAAATTTTTATCTTTTGTGAACTCATTCCAGAATCGAAAGAAATCTATTGCCGATCTTTGGAATTATTTCAAGAATGAAATGATGAACTCTAAAAAATATGAATTAAGTTTATTGCCAAAAACAGGTGTTTCAGAGGAACAAGAAATCTTTCTTTCATCTTTATTTATTTCTGGAAAAGAATATGGGACAAGAACAACTATTCTTTTTGCGATATCTCAAGATGAAAGTCTAAATATTTTTGAACAAAGTTATAACAATAATGCACTTATAGATGAAGAAAAAATAATTACAGCAAAGTTTTTTAGATAA